The Terriglobia bacterium genome contains the following window.
CTTCCGTCTTTTCCGCCGCTTTCTTCGATTCGATGGAAATGGTTTTCGGCGCGGGCGCAGCGCGTTCCGGTGCGGGCCGCTCGTGGACCGCCGCTGCGGGTTGCGCCTCGGCGGTTGCGCCGCGCAAATGGTTGGCGTGCTTCAGCTGGTAGAGCCGTTCATCGGCCACGCGAATCAGGACGTCGCCCTGATCGCCGTCCTGCGGACAGGTGGAGATGCCGTGATCCATGCTCACGCGCACGCTCAACTGCAGAGGGCGGACAGCCTCCGCGAAAACGGTCTCGATGCGGCGGCTCAGCGCCAGCGCCTGAGCTGCGTCCGTCTGCGGAAGAATCAGGGCGAATTCATCGCCGCCGATGCGGAAGGCGGAGTCCGACGAGCGCATGGCTTTGCGCAGGGTGGCGGCCGCGGCGCGCAGCACCTCATCCCCCTTGGGATGGCCGTGCATATCGTTCACTTCCTTGAAGCGATGCAGATCCAGGATCACCAGCGTCACGGGATGCTCGTAGCGCTTGGCCCGGGTCATCTCTTTTTCCAGCGATTCGCTGAACAGCCGGCGGTTGTAAAGTCCGGTGAGGGGATCGGTCACGGCGTTGAGCTGCAGTTTTTTCAGCTCGTCGTATTCGATGACCACCGGCACGCGGATCAGTCCGGCCGTGGAGAGCGCTTCCATGAGCGCGGTCTTCAGAGAAACGGGCCGTCCGAGATGTTCGGAGAACTGGCGGCGGCTCTTGAGCGCTTCTTCCCAGAGCTGCAGGCACTGGCTTTCGCGAAGTTCGAGGTGCGTAGTCGTGCGGAAGTAGCGCTGCAGAAACTGCCCGCGTGCGGGCAGATCGAGCGACTCCAGTGTATCGGCGAGGAGCTCGAGGTACGAGTCCTCAATGGTCAGGCGCGGGGCGACCGCGCCACCTGGGCTGGGCATTAAAGTTTTCCACCTGACGTCCGCCATTCCCTGCGGGGACAGGGGGAGGGCACATCACCTACTGCTTGGAAGCTGCAAACCAGAGTCCAATCCTACCAGTTTTCCGAGTAGCCTATAGGGTTCTTCAATTTTATGCCAATCTGCAAATATCTTGCTAGTTATGATGCAGATAGAGCGGGCAAAGTCAGATGACCCTGCCGCGCAGACCTCCTGAGCTTTCGCATTTTGAGAACAAAGTTTCCTCTCCAACCGCACCGACGAGAAATATTTTCTATCCCAGGGGGCGCAAGAATTCCAGTCCAAAAAGACGAACATCGCCTGCCGCTTCCTGACGGAGTACGCGTGCTGAAATCGGGGGAGTTTCGCTGGGGACCATGCTGGATGAGATAGGCGAGGGCGCAGGGAAAGTTAGCTGTACAGGATGATCCATCTGCAGAGCCCGCGTGCAAGCAATACACGCGCCAGTACCGCTGATATTGAGTGTCTTCGTGAGTTCGATGAACTCCATCCCCGCCGCATCCGTGCCGCGCAACAAGACGGGAACTTGAAGACGAATTCGCTCTGCTCGACGTCGCTCGGCAGGATTCAAAGGATGCCTTTCGCAATAGAAATCTAAATATAGAATGACATTCTAGTACTCGGGCACTAGTACCAACTCTTGCAGATTTCGTGCCAGAATCGCGCTTCCGGAGTCATTTATAAACATTGTATTTTCAGTGCATTATCCTATGCCAAGCATCGGGAATGCTAGATGCATGATACTAACCACCCCGGGAACTGCATTTCCTTTCCCATATTGTGCAAATGGAACGTATTTACCATTGACGTTTGTTGCGGGCGTCTGCGACGATGTGCATCCAGAGACGGGAAAAGATTTACCACTTGAAGC
Protein-coding sequences here:
- a CDS encoding GGDEF domain-containing protein, translated to MPSPGGAVAPRLTIEDSYLELLADTLESLDLPARGQFLQRYFRTTTHLELRESQCLQLWEEALKSRRQFSEHLGRPVSLKTALMEALSTAGLIRVPVVIEYDELKKLQLNAVTDPLTGLYNRRLFSESLEKEMTRAKRYEHPVTLVILDLHRFKEVNDMHGHPKGDEVLRAAAATLRKAMRSSDSAFRIGGDEFALILPQTDAAQALALSRRIETVFAEAVRPLQLSVRVSMDHGISTCPQDGDQGDVLIRVADERLYQLKHANHLRGATAEAQPAAAVHERPAPERAAPAPKTISIESKKAAEKTEAPFVTELPIPDISAAGIPAAGPGAAAPALSYSMQRKGERVTMAGTNAYAVLGEQGGRRARVLDLGFGGVALELDSPEELPPNVFAILHVPILPPVRVNLRAVWSARSPEGNVRVGCCFVS
- a CDS encoding PilZ domain-containing protein — translated: MNPAERRRAERIRLQVPVLLRGTDAAGMEFIELTKTLNISGTGACIACTRALQMDHPVQLTFPAPSPISSSMVPSETPPISARVLRQEAAGDVRLFGLEFLRPLG